DNA from Leptospira bandrabouensis:
TCATCCATAATTACTTTGATAAAAAATGCGGTAAGTCCAAAGCCATGATCACTAAGGCTTCGGAATACATTCCTGGCGGTGTACAACACAACCTTTCTTTCAATCATCCCTTCCCTCTTGTATTCACAGAAGCATCAGGTGCTTATCTTTATGATCTAGACGGAAACAAATACATCGATTTTTTACAAGCAGGTGGACCGACGGTTCTTGGTAGTAACCCAACCTCTGTCCGAAAAAAAGTCATCGAACTTCTCAATACAACAGGCCCTGTCACAGGCCTCTTTCATGAATACGAATATAAGTTAGCCGAAAAAATTGTAGAGTTAGTTCCTTCCGTCGAAATGTTTCGAATGCTCGGTTCGGGAACAGAAGCTTGTATGGCATCCATTCGTGTTGCAAGACTTGCCACTAAGAAAAAGAACATCGTGAAGATGGGTGGTGCTTATCACGGTTGGAGCGATCAACTTGCTTATGGACTTCGTATCCCAGGAACAAGACATTTCGAAGCCAATGGAGTTCCTAAATCCATTTTCAAATACACACAAGAATTTTATCCGAACGATTTGAACGCTTTAGAGTCAGTTCTCAAACGAAATCGTTTTTGTGGTGGAACAGCAGCCGTTCTCATAGAACCAGTGGGGCCAGAAAGTGGAACAAGACCTCTTGACTTTGGCTTCAATAAAGGTGTCCGTGAACTTTGTGACAAGTATGGAGCCCTTCTAATTTTTGATGAAGTGGTCACGGCCTTCCGCATTGGACTCAGTGGTGCCCAAGGGTATTTCGGTGTGACACCTGATCTTACTATCTTTGGAAAAGTAGTAGCAGGTGGATATCCATCAGCCGGTGGACTTGGCGGTAAAAAAGAATATATGAAGTATGTATCGGCAGGTCTTCAGACGGGCACCAAAAAGGCATTAATCGGTGGAACGATGGCCGCAAACCCACTTAGTTCCGCAGCAGGTTATTTTACACTTTGTGAAATGGAAAAAACAGGGGCTCTTGAAAAATCAGGCAGAGCAGGAGACCGCCTAACAAAAGGATTACAAAAACTGATCAAAAAATATGACCTTCCTTTTGTTGCTTTCAACCAAGGTTCCATTTGCCACTTAGAAACTGTTGGTACCATGTTACTCGACATCAATATTAAGAAGTTCTGGACCATCAAAAAAACCATTGCGGAAGCTCATAAAAGAAAACATGCTATGGAAGAAATGGGAGCAGCTTATATGTCCGAAGGTCTTGTGACTCTTGCAGGAAGTAGACTTTATACCAGTGCTTCCGATACAGATGCTGTGATTGACGATGCCCTCAAACGATTTGATCGAGTGTTCCAAAAAGTGGAAGGTGTGGCTTAAGGAATTTGGTTTAAGAGTCGTAAAAGAAAGTTTCAGTCTAATCGACTAACATTTCTTTTATGACTTTTTTAATTTTCTGAATGGTTTTAGAATCCGCTGAGCCTAGTTTTTGAACTAGTCTAGATTTATCAACGGTTCTGATTTGGTCTAAAACGATAGAGCCTTTTTTCCCCTGAAAGGTTAGTTCCACTCTTGTTGGATAGTTTTTTGAAGCGGTTGTCATCGGTGCAATCATCACAGTTCCAATGAACTGATTTATTTCATTAGGCGAAATCACAATACAAGGTCTAGATTTTTGAGTTTCAAACCCAACGGTTGGATCTAAATTTATCAAATAAATTTCGTATTGATTGATTACCATTCCCAATCCTGTGAATTCAAATCAATAGAATCTGGAATGAGTAACTCATCCTCTTTTTCTTTTGCCATCGCTTTGAATTGGTCTTCCCAACCCATTCGCGGTTTGCTTTTTACCGGCGTGATGATGATTTTATTGTCCTCTACCAGTAGGTCGACTTCACCTTCTATCTGACATTCCGCTAAAACTGTTTTGGGAATTCGGATTCCTTTTGAATTTCCAATTTGTATGACTGCCGCTTTCAATGTAATTACAATGTAATTACAAGAAAAAGATGTCAATGCCAATTTCAGCCAAAATTCCCCTTAATTTCATGCCTTCCCCGAAAAGTACTTGTACATTTCGAATTTGCCGAGAGATTATGTCTCAAATCTCGACGAGGCCCGAACTATGCCTGAACCACTGCAAAAAATCATCGATAATCTCAAAGAGTTGTTAAACAAACTCGATAAAACCAAAAAAATGATTTTGGGTGGTGTGCTTGCCGTTGTGGTGGTGGCAGTCATCATCTTATTCAATGTCTCGTCTCAACGCAACCGTGTGGTTCTCTTTAAGGATTTGGATTCCAAAGACTTTTCTGAGGTAACCAAAAAACTAGATGCCCTTGGTTATTCCTATGGATCGAGTGATACAAACCTCATTACTGTTGATCCCGAACAAAGACAAGAGATCGTCACAAAACTCGCACAAGAAAATTTAATTCCTGCCGGTGTGACAGGTTGGGAACTTTTTGACATTGAAAAATTTACAGAGACCCAATTCGACAAAGACATTAAAAAGTACAGAGCTCTAAAAGGTGCGATAGAAAAATCACTCAATACATTAAGACCGATCGAAAGATCCGATGTCAACATCGCCATCCCGGAAGGTGATCTTTTTGAATCCAATTCCTATCCTGTGAAAGCCAGTGTCATTTTACACTTTAAACCTGGTGTAGAAGGAATGAGTAAAAAAGAAATCAAAGGGATTGTGAACTTAGTCGCACGTGCCGTTCCTAAGTTAAAACCAGAAAACGTAAGTG
Protein-coding regions in this window:
- a CDS encoding aspartate aminotransferase family protein; this encodes MAQGFSMNEYPDVDQVYKDLRKLISLPIRSIRKDAMEDIIHNYFDKKCGKSKAMITKASEYIPGGVQHNLSFNHPFPLVFTEASGAYLYDLDGNKYIDFLQAGGPTVLGSNPTSVRKKVIELLNTTGPVTGLFHEYEYKLAEKIVELVPSVEMFRMLGSGTEACMASIRVARLATKKKNIVKMGGAYHGWSDQLAYGLRIPGTRHFEANGVPKSIFKYTQEFYPNDLNALESVLKRNRFCGGTAAVLIEPVGPESGTRPLDFGFNKGVRELCDKYGALLIFDEVVTAFRIGLSGAQGYFGVTPDLTIFGKVVAGGYPSAGGLGGKKEYMKYVSAGLQTGTKKALIGGTMAANPLSSAAGYFTLCEMEKTGALEKSGRAGDRLTKGLQKLIKKYDLPFVAFNQGSICHLETVGTMLLDINIKKFWTIKKTIAEAHKRKHAMEEMGAAYMSEGLVTLAGSRLYTSASDTDAVIDDALKRFDRVFQKVEGVA
- a CDS encoding AbrB/MazE/SpoVT family DNA-binding domain-containing protein, translating into MKAAVIQIGNSKGIRIPKTVLAECQIEGEVDLLVEDNKIIITPVKSKPRMGWEDQFKAMAKEKEDELLIPDSIDLNSQDWEW
- a CDS encoding type II toxin-antitoxin system PemK/MazF family toxin, whose translation is MVINQYEIYLINLDPTVGFETQKSRPCIVISPNEINQFIGTVMIAPMTTASKNYPTRVELTFQGKKGSIVLDQIRTVDKSRLVQKLGSADSKTIQKIKKVIKEMLVD